Proteins found in one Pantoea cypripedii genomic segment:
- a CDS encoding MerR family transcriptional regulator yields MRYTTDEVYQLTHLSPEVLRNWHRNRLIKIDLTQQISDACLNDIRVIKALTSSGDTLEEIKQLLDDSWNYRPSGWPVRWGELRAVIDNLSRFAIYAHLRKLARTYCFYDLTKYLFIPLIHQTDAEINHQDNHHFAIATIRELACITAYPGTVQKRLKSLQQPVFSFHGSLGIKTNEFNSRRVKNPGTVNRVTTVLPG; encoded by the coding sequence ATGCGATATACAACAGATGAAGTGTACCAATTAACCCACCTTAGCCCTGAGGTTTTACGCAACTGGCATAGAAATCGCCTGATAAAAATAGATTTAACACAACAGATTAGCGATGCCTGCCTTAATGATATTCGTGTAATTAAAGCACTGACATCCTCTGGTGATACGCTGGAGGAAATCAAACAACTTCTCGATGATTCATGGAATTACCGACCCAGCGGCTGGCCTGTGCGATGGGGGGAACTGCGGGCAGTAATAGACAATCTTAGCCGCTTCGCTATTTATGCTCACCTGAGAAAACTGGCCAGAACTTATTGCTTTTATGACTTAACTAAATATTTATTTATCCCGTTGATTCATCAGACCGATGCAGAAATAAATCATCAGGATAACCACCATTTTGCCATCGCAACAATCAGAGAGCTGGCCTGTATTACCGCATACCCCGGTACAGTACAGAAAAGATTGAAATCATTACAGCAACCGGTATTTTCATTTCACGGTAGCCTGGGAATAAAAACAAATGAGTTTAATTCTCGCCGGGTTAAAAATCCTGGCACAGTTAATCGTGTGACGACTGTGTTACCGGGCTAA
- a CDS encoding triphosphoribosyl-dephospho-CoA synthase yields MKRLSPTPVEHRLQWLAQMATDCLIEEVNLTPKPGLVDRRGSGAHHDLTLALMEQSARSLTPTFYALAQQSWRRPADIALRETIGQLGREGERNMMMATAGVNTHRGAIWALGLLVSASAMQAGAGSPQRVCQLAAQLAALPDHAAPKTFSKGARVVHRFRVPGAREEAQQGFPHITRLALPQLLTSRRNGADETAARIDALMAILTSLTDTCVLHRAGLPALRAMQDGAHQVLAAGGYAQPAGRKALEKLDNAMLGFNASPGGAADLLAATLFLDRITGAHALPLNE; encoded by the coding sequence ATGAAACGACTCTCACCCACACCGGTTGAACATCGGCTGCAATGGCTGGCGCAGATGGCGACCGATTGCCTGATTGAAGAAGTGAACCTCACGCCCAAGCCTGGGCTGGTTGATCGTCGCGGTAGCGGTGCACATCACGATCTCACGCTGGCATTGATGGAGCAATCCGCCCGCAGCCTGACACCCACTTTCTACGCGCTGGCGCAGCAAAGCTGGCGGCGTCCGGCGGATATCGCACTCAGGGAAACCATCGGGCAACTGGGGCGTGAAGGTGAGAGAAACATGATGATGGCGACCGCCGGGGTCAATACCCACCGGGGGGCCATCTGGGCGCTGGGATTGCTGGTCAGTGCCAGCGCGATGCAGGCGGGAGCAGGCAGCCCGCAGCGCGTGTGCCAGCTGGCTGCTCAGCTGGCCGCCTTGCCGGATCACGCCGCCCCGAAAACCTTCAGCAAAGGGGCACGGGTGGTGCACCGTTTCCGTGTGCCGGGTGCTCGCGAAGAGGCGCAGCAGGGCTTTCCCCATATCACCAGACTGGCGCTGCCGCAGTTGCTAACCAGCCGACGTAATGGGGCCGATGAAACGGCGGCGCGCATTGATGCGCTGATGGCCATTCTGACCTCGCTGACCGATACCTGCGTATTGCATCGGGCGGGATTACCGGCACTGCGCGCCATGCAGGACGGCGCACATCAGGTACTGGCCGCCGGGGGTTATGCACAACCGGCAGGGCGCAAAGCGCTGGAAAAACTGGATAACGCGATGCTGGGGTTCAACGCCTCGCCGGGCGGTGCCGCCGATTTACTGGCTGCCACGCTGTTTCTTGACCGGATCACTGGCGCTCACGCATTGCCACTCAATGAATAA
- a CDS encoding nucleoside deaminase produces MLNDYDIEFIRLSNEVGRRAIALGKHPFGAVLVAPDNKTVLLTQCNIDSVNHAESTLARNAATNFPPEYLWQCTLYTAVEPCCMCAGTIYWANIGRVVYGMSEARLLECTGSHEENPTMSLAAIEVFARGQKDVSLIGPIPALEPEIFGLQQSFWQKR; encoded by the coding sequence ATGCTGAATGACTATGATATTGAATTTATCCGCTTATCCAATGAGGTGGGTAGACGTGCGATTGCGCTGGGTAAACATCCGTTTGGGGCGGTGCTGGTGGCACCGGACAATAAAACCGTGCTACTGACGCAATGCAACATCGATAGCGTTAATCATGCGGAATCGACGCTGGCACGCAATGCCGCGACGAATTTTCCGCCGGAGTATTTGTGGCAATGCACGCTGTATACTGCGGTTGAACCCTGTTGTATGTGCGCCGGGACCATCTATTGGGCCAATATCGGGCGAGTGGTGTATGGCATGAGTGAAGCGCGCTTACTGGAGTGCACCGGCAGCCATGAGGAGAACCCGACCATGAGCCTGGCAGCGATCGAGGTTTTTGCCCGCGGGCAAAAAGACGTGAGCCTGATTGGGCCGATTCCGGCGCTGGAGCCTGAAATTTTTGGCCTGCAACAATCATTCTGGCAGAAAAGATAA
- a CDS encoding nucleobase:cation symporter-2 family protein — MESVLNTGRADNPLTLKRILTLGFQHVLVMYAGTVTVPLILASVLKLSGSETIVLINACLLTSGLATILQSMGIGRFGARLPLIQGCSFVVLGPMLMVGQQYGITSVFGAAIACGFFTLLMAPIFSQLVRFFPPVVIGCVITLIGISLMPAAAIWLGGGNPDAPDFASIDKLLLGAGTLIITLIFYCMTRGVIRNFSILFGLFCGSALAYLAGMAHFSAVTSAGWVGLSMPFAFGLPEFHFAPILVMCLSMLIVMTETTGNVLLIDKLIGQPTTSRRLADAIRADGLSTMLGGCLNSFPYNAFSQNAGLIMLTKVTSRLVLIAAGAILVGLGVFPKLGAIVAAIPSPVLGGVGILMFGMTISAGIQELKNTDFNSEKNILIIAVPIAVGIVPMAFPAIFHALPPSLKLIFDSGIFLGGFTAVLLNAVLNRHSSQTERTHAE, encoded by the coding sequence ATGGAAAGCGTGTTAAATACCGGGCGGGCGGATAACCCGTTGACCTTAAAACGTATTTTGACGCTGGGATTCCAGCATGTATTGGTCATGTATGCAGGCACCGTGACGGTTCCACTGATCCTGGCATCGGTGTTGAAACTGTCGGGCAGCGAAACCATCGTGTTGATTAACGCCTGTTTGCTGACATCGGGGTTAGCCACTATTTTGCAGTCGATGGGCATAGGGCGTTTCGGTGCGCGCCTGCCTTTGATTCAGGGGTGCTCTTTTGTGGTACTGGGGCCGATGCTGATGGTCGGACAGCAATATGGCATCACCTCGGTATTTGGTGCCGCGATTGCCTGTGGCTTCTTTACCTTGCTGATGGCACCGATTTTCAGCCAGCTGGTGAGGTTTTTCCCGCCGGTGGTGATTGGTTGCGTGATTACCCTGATTGGCATTTCGCTGATGCCCGCCGCCGCGATTTGGCTGGGGGGCGGTAATCCCGATGCGCCTGATTTTGCCAGCATCGATAAGCTGCTGCTCGGTGCCGGAACCCTGATTATCACCCTGATTTTCTACTGCATGACGCGTGGAGTGATACGTAATTTCAGTATTCTTTTTGGCTTGTTTTGCGGTTCAGCCCTGGCTTATCTGGCCGGCATGGCCCACTTTTCTGCGGTAACCAGCGCGGGATGGGTGGGCTTGAGTATGCCATTCGCCTTTGGCCTGCCCGAGTTCCATTTTGCGCCGATACTGGTGATGTGCCTCTCAATGCTGATTGTGATGACGGAAACCACGGGCAATGTGCTGTTAATCGACAAATTGATTGGCCAGCCGACGACTTCACGCCGTCTGGCGGATGCGATTCGCGCTGATGGGTTGTCCACGATGCTCGGTGGCTGCCTGAACAGCTTTCCCTACAATGCGTTTTCGCAAAATGCCGGGCTGATCATGCTGACAAAAGTGACCAGTCGTCTGGTGCTGATTGCTGCGGGCGCCATTTTGGTGGGCCTTGGCGTGTTCCCTAAGCTGGGGGCAATCGTTGCTGCCATCCCCAGTCCGGTGCTGGGTGGGGTAGGGATCCTGATGTTTGGTATGACCATCAGTGCCGGAATTCAGGAGTTGAAGAACACCGATTTTAATAGTGAAAAGAACATATTAATCATTGCGGTCCCGATTGCGGTGGGGATCGTTCCGATGGCATTCCCGGCGATTTTCCATGCGCTGCCGCCTTCCTTAAAACTGATCTTTGACAGCGGTATTTTCCTTGGCGGCTTCACTGCCGTGCTATTGAATGCCGTGCTGAATCGCCATTCCTCGCAAACGGAGCGCACCCATGCTGAATGA
- the mdcA gene encoding malonate decarboxylase subunit alpha, which translates to MSSGQSTPRVWNTRRIEKQRRLAAVKVAGKVLPGDQLVEMLERLIAPGDRVVLEGNNQKQADFLSRMLAQVNPAKVNNLHMIMPSVGRSEHLDIFEKGIARKLDFSFAGTQSLRISQLLEDNILEIGAIHTYIELYSRLYVDLAPNVALIAGYKADRKGNLYTGPSTEDTPALVEAAAFHDGIVIAQVNELVDDECDLPRVDIPGSWIDYVVVADKPFFIEPLFTRDPRLIKQEHILMAMMAIKGIYAEHQVQSLNHGIGFNTAAIELLLPTYGEQLGLKGKICKHWTLNPHPTLIPAIESGWVESVHCFGGELGMEEYIRARPDIFFTGADGSMRSNRAMCQLAGQYAVDMFIGSTLQVDGSGNSSTVTRGRLAGFGGAPNMGHDPHGRRHATPAWLAMINEPNPLQRGRKLVVQMVETFQAGVKPTFVEKLDAVDVAKSAGMPLAPVMIYGDDVTHVLTEEGIAYLYRATSLEERRAMVAAVAGITDIGLGVDAKRVTELRRSGKVVFPEDIGIRRSDATRSLLAAGSVADLVEWSDGLYNPPAKFRSW; encoded by the coding sequence ATGTCATCAGGACAGAGTACGCCGCGTGTCTGGAATACACGGCGCATCGAAAAACAGCGGAGACTGGCAGCGGTGAAGGTAGCGGGTAAAGTGCTACCGGGCGATCAACTGGTAGAAATGCTTGAAAGGCTTATCGCACCAGGCGACCGGGTGGTGCTGGAGGGGAATAACCAGAAACAGGCCGATTTTCTTTCCCGCATGCTGGCACAGGTCAATCCCGCGAAGGTCAACAATCTGCATATGATCATGCCGAGTGTTGGACGCAGTGAACACCTTGATATCTTCGAAAAAGGTATCGCCCGTAAGCTCGATTTCTCCTTTGCCGGTACGCAAAGTTTACGTATCTCCCAACTGCTGGAAGATAACATCCTCGAAATCGGTGCCATCCATACTTATATAGAGTTGTACTCGCGTCTGTATGTCGATTTAGCGCCCAACGTCGCGCTGATCGCCGGTTACAAAGCTGACCGCAAAGGCAACCTGTACACCGGCCCCAGCACCGAAGATACCCCGGCGCTGGTGGAGGCCGCCGCATTCCACGATGGCATCGTCATAGCTCAGGTGAATGAACTGGTGGATGACGAATGCGATCTGCCACGCGTTGATATACCCGGCTCGTGGATCGACTACGTGGTGGTGGCAGATAAGCCTTTCTTTATTGAACCCTTATTTACCCGCGATCCACGCCTGATCAAACAGGAACATATCCTGATGGCGATGATGGCCATCAAAGGCATCTACGCCGAGCATCAGGTGCAGTCACTGAACCACGGTATCGGTTTCAACACCGCCGCCATCGAGCTGCTGCTGCCCACTTATGGCGAGCAACTCGGCCTGAAAGGAAAAATCTGCAAACACTGGACCCTCAACCCGCATCCCACGCTGATACCTGCCATCGAAAGCGGCTGGGTGGAGAGTGTGCACTGCTTCGGCGGTGAACTGGGGATGGAAGAGTACATCCGTGCGCGTCCCGATATTTTCTTCACCGGTGCTGACGGTTCCATGCGATCCAACCGCGCCATGTGCCAGCTTGCCGGGCAGTACGCAGTCGATATGTTTATCGGTTCTACCTTGCAGGTTGATGGCTCAGGTAACTCCTCCACCGTCACTCGTGGTCGTCTCGCGGGCTTTGGTGGCGCACCGAACATGGGCCACGACCCGCACGGTCGACGTCACGCCACACCGGCATGGCTGGCGATGATCAACGAGCCTAATCCGCTCCAGCGTGGTCGTAAGCTGGTGGTGCAGATGGTTGAAACCTTCCAGGCCGGGGTGAAACCAACCTTCGTAGAAAAACTGGATGCCGTTGACGTAGCGAAGAGTGCCGGTATGCCACTGGCTCCGGTGATGATTTATGGCGATGACGTCACCCATGTGCTGACGGAAGAGGGTATCGCTTACCTGTATCGCGCCACCAGCCTTGAAGAACGTCGGGCGATGGTGGCGGCCGTAGCGGGTATCACCGATATCGGTCTGGGCGTGGACGCGAAACGCGTTACCGAACTGCGTCGCAGCGGCAAAGTGGTGTTCCCGGAAGACATCGGTATTCGCCGTTCGGATGCCACCCGTTCCCTGTTGGCGGCGGGTAGTGTGGCTGACCTGGTTGAATGGTCAGACGGCCTGTACAACCCGCCCGCTAAATTCCGGAGCTGGTAA
- the mdcC gene encoding malonate decarboxylase acyl carrier protein encodes MEHITLSYPSSRTLSGKALAGVVGSGDMEVLFTADDKNVLNIAITTSVNNSQTRWEALFNRLAQLTDLPAGQLVIHDFGATPGVARIRIEQVFEEVAHA; translated from the coding sequence ATGGAACACATAACGTTGTCATACCCATCCAGCCGCACGCTCAGCGGTAAGGCGCTGGCGGGGGTTGTGGGATCGGGGGATATGGAAGTGCTGTTTACGGCTGACGATAAAAACGTCCTGAACATCGCGATCACCACGTCGGTCAACAACAGTCAGACGCGCTGGGAAGCGCTGTTTAATCGCCTGGCGCAGCTCACTGATTTGCCTGCGGGCCAGTTGGTGATTCATGACTTTGGCGCTACACCGGGTGTTGCACGAATCCGCATTGAACAGGTGTTTGAGGAGGTCGCTCATGCGTAA